The following coding sequences are from one Caminibacter pacificus window:
- a CDS encoding arsenate reductase family protein — MKVYGIKTCGSVKKALKFFKDNSIEFEFHDFKKEPVGCDKIEEWLKKVDIDTLFNNRGTKYRQLKLKELNLDDEGKKEWLCRENLLIKRPVIELDDGNVIVGFDEEKYKEIFG, encoded by the coding sequence ATGAAAGTTTACGGAATTAAAACTTGCGGTAGCGTAAAGAAAGCTCTTAAATTTTTTAAAGATAACTCAATAGAATTTGAATTTCATGATTTTAAAAAAGAGCCCGTAGGATGTGATAAGATAGAAGAGTGGCTTAAAAAGGTGGATATAGATACGCTATTTAACAATAGAGGTACTAAATACAGACAATTAAAATTAAAAGAATTAAACCTTGATGACGAAGGTAAAAAAGAGTGGCTTTGTCGTGAAAATCTGCTTATCAAAAGACCTGTAATAGAGCTTGATGACGGAAATGTGATAGTAGGATTTGATGAGGAGAAATATAAGGAAATATTCGGATGA
- a CDS encoding rhodanese-like domain-containing protein, producing the protein MFDFFKKNQKTQESEMVKPKKDPFPDYDEVKEMTIIDIRDPEDVEYYGRLPNSINIPFDEYFASKLMMLDKNKKYGIMDLRGIISDLEEAERLAKAAGLDAKALRGGFFYLTEVLNFKPIKEDE; encoded by the coding sequence ATGTTTGATTTTTTTAAGAAAAACCAAAAGACTCAAGAGAGTGAAATGGTAAAACCGAAAAAGGATCCTTTTCCGGATTATGACGAAGTAAAAGAGATGACGATTATTGACATAAGAGACCCGGAAGATGTCGAATATTACGGGAGACTGCCAAATTCCATAAACATTCCTTTTGACGAATATTTCGCAAGTAAGCTTATGATGTTAGATAAAAACAAAAAATATGGTATTATGGATTTAAGAGGAATAATTAGCGATTTGGAAGAAGCCGAGAGGTTGGCAAAAGCCGCCGGGCTTGACGCAAAAGCGCTTAGAGGCGGATTTTTTTATTTGACGGAAGTTTTGAATTTTAAACCTATAAAGGAGGATGAATGA